The following is a genomic window from Bacteroidales bacterium.
TTTTCCTTGTCCATTGAAGTAAATTTAAATCATGAAAAGAACGTCCAAAAAGACAACCGGTTAACCTTAATCCGATTGTCTTTTTGGACTTGACTTGTTTTTGCTGATATTCAACTTATCAGGCTTCTTTTTCTTTTTTGTGCACTTTTTCCTTCAGGTCTTCTACTTTCTCTTTGACATGGCCTAAAGACTCGTTGAAATAGTCTTTCATTTCATCCATTTTGTCGTAAAGATCGTCTTTGAGATCCTCGGCTTTTTTGGCAATTTTTTTTCGTGTAACTTCACCTTTATCCGGTGCATAAAGGATTCCGAGTGCTGCGCCGATGGCTGCACCGCTTAACAATCCGATCAGAAAACTACTTGATGATTTCATAATAAAATTAGTTTAAATTGATAATGTGGCAAATATACTCAAAAAAAGAGATAAATCAAGGGTAATGAGCATTAAAAGGTGTTAAATATTGCGGGTCAACCGTTGAACGATCCTGATTTGACTGAAAAACTCCTTGGCTATGATCCTTAAAACGGTATAAACAGGAATAGCGAGGATCATCCCGGTAATACCAGCCAGGCTGCCGGCAATAAGAATTACAAGATAAATTTCTACCGGGTGTGCCTTAACACTGTTAGAGTAAATTAGTGGCTGAAGTACCAGGTTATCAATGAGATTGGCGCCGGCAAATACTGCAAAAACAATGAAAGCCAGGTAAATGATCTCGTTGTACATTCCAAAACTCAGAATGGTTGAAACAGCGAGGAGTGCTCCAACAATAGCACCAATAATAGG
Proteins encoded in this region:
- a CDS encoding YtxH domain-containing protein — protein: MKSSSSFLIGLLSGAAIGAALGILYAPDKGEVTRKKIAKKAEDLKDDLYDKMDEMKDYFNESLGHVKEKVEDLKEKVHKKEKEA